A genomic window from Gemmatimonadaceae bacterium includes:
- a CDS encoding PilN domain-containing protein — MIEINLLPGARKKKGSSRGASLNLGALLEDLRGRFKDPWLMFAIAGLVVGVSIIGAMWYLQDGKGKELAERERIAVQDSTRYAAVLAQRTAAEAQRDSILRQIAVISAIDGDRFIWPHLMDEIARALPTYTWLRTVQQSNQTPAVSPEALAATGAPVIGIRLMAYTVDLQAVTLFMKDLEASPFIRNVTISSSESATVDGKDVHQFQLDMQYQKPDSTAIRTVPLSIAVR, encoded by the coding sequence ATGATCGAAATCAACCTCCTCCCTGGCGCCCGCAAGAAGAAGGGCAGTTCCAGGGGCGCGTCGCTGAATCTCGGCGCGCTCCTCGAGGACCTGCGTGGGCGCTTCAAGGACCCTTGGCTGATGTTCGCCATCGCCGGCCTCGTCGTCGGCGTGTCGATTATCGGTGCGATGTGGTATCTGCAGGACGGCAAGGGCAAGGAGCTGGCCGAACGCGAACGCATCGCGGTGCAGGACTCGACGCGCTATGCGGCAGTGCTGGCGCAGCGCACGGCCGCCGAGGCACAGCGCGACTCCATCCTCCGGCAGATCGCGGTCATCTCGGCCATCGACGGCGACCGCTTCATCTGGCCGCACCTGATGGACGAAATCGCCCGCGCCCTGCCGACGTATACGTGGCTGCGCACCGTGCAGCAATCCAACCAGACGCCGGCGGTGTCGCCGGAAGCGCTGGCCGCGACGGGTGCGCCCGTCATCGGGATCCGGCTGATGGCCTACACCGTGGACCTGCAGGCCGTGACCCTCTTTATGAAGGACCTGGAAGCCTCGCCGTTCATCCGGAATGTCACCATCTCCAGCTCGGAGTCGGCGACGGTGGACGGCAAGGATGTCCACCAGTTCCAGCTTGATATGCAGTACCAGAAGCCGGATTCGACCGCGATCCGTACCGTTCCCCTCTCGATCGCGGTGAGGTAG
- the pilO gene encoding type 4a pilus biogenesis protein PilO: protein MPTSQRDQLLLVLGVVGILGAGAYWYMPYQTKATALAATETRLERLDASNQRAKALLARGTVEQMREEAKVLQDNLALMRTLIPASNEVPALLDQILGAARRVGLEQDSFVPGSVVQGEAFDTYRYRLSFNGTYHQIGELLASIGSLRRIMSPVNLSLTPTPDGRSRLRANPGEQLLTANFEIQTYVVRSTPGEEGPTR, encoded by the coding sequence ATGCCGACTAGCCAACGCGACCAGTTGCTGCTCGTGCTCGGGGTGGTGGGAATCCTCGGGGCCGGTGCCTACTGGTACATGCCGTACCAGACGAAGGCGACTGCGCTCGCCGCGACGGAGACGCGCTTGGAGCGCCTCGACGCCTCGAACCAACGCGCGAAGGCACTGCTGGCCCGCGGTACGGTGGAGCAAATGCGTGAGGAAGCCAAGGTGCTGCAGGACAACCTGGCCCTGATGCGCACCTTGATCCCCGCGAGCAACGAGGTGCCGGCGCTGCTGGACCAGATTCTCGGCGCGGCGCGTCGAGTGGGTCTCGAGCAGGACAGCTTCGTCCCGGGCTCCGTCGTGCAAGGCGAGGCTTTCGACACCTACAGATATCGGCTGTCGTTCAACGGCACGTACCATCAGATTGGCGAACTGCTGGCCTCCATTGGCTCACTGCGACGGATTATGAGCCCGGTGAACCTGTCGCTGACGCCGACCCCGGACGGTCGCTCGCGCCTGCGCGCCAATCCCGGGGAGCAGTTGCTGACCGCGAACTTCGAGATTCAGACCTACGTCGTCCGAAGCACGCCCGGTGAGGAGGGGCCGACCCGATGA